Proteins encoded by one window of Melospiza melodia melodia isolate bMelMel2 chromosome 9, bMelMel2.pri, whole genome shotgun sequence:
- the TLX1 gene encoding T-cell leukemia homeobox protein 1, with product MEHLGAHHLHQGQAEPISFGIDQILNTSEPGSCMVSHPRLQDSADYGLGCIVGSAYNTVTGGYGASGGAAGAYTGTSCSMGGLPGSYNVNMAVSMNGNTLSSAGGVIRVPAHRPVAGGVHQPLSAAVPAVNGMNSLTGLTFPWMESNRRYTKDRFTGHPYQNRTPPKKKKPRTSFTRLQICELEKRFHRQKYLASAERAALAKALKMTDAQVKTWFQNRRTKWRRQTAEEREAERQQANRILMQLQQEAFQKTINQPIQADPICVHNSSLFALQNLQPWSDDSTKITSVTTVASACE from the exons ATGGAGCACCTCGGGGCTCACCACCTGCACCAAGGGCAAGCCGAGCCCATCAGCTTCGGCATCGACCAGATCCTCAACACGTCGGAGCCGGGCAGCTGCATGGTGTCGCACCCGCGGCTGCAGGACTCGGCGGACTACGGGCTGGGCTGCATCGTGGGCAGCGCCTATAACACGGTCACGGGTGGCTACGGGGCGAGCGGCGGCGCGGCCGGCGCCTACACCGGCACCTCCTGCAGCATGGGCGGCCTGCCCGGCTCCTACAACGTGAACATGGCGGTGAGCATGAACGGCAACACCTTGAGCTCGGCCGGCGGCGTGATCCGCGTCCCGGCCCATCGCCCCGTGGCCGGCGGAGTCCACCAGCCCCTCTCCGCCGCCGTGCCGGCGGTGAACGGCATGAACAGCCTCACGGGGCTCACCTTCCCCTGGATGGAGAGCAACAGGCGGTACACAAAAGACAGGTTCACAG GTCACCCCTACCAGAACCGCACGCCCCCCAAGAAGAAGAAGCCGCGCACCTCCTTCACCCGGCTGCAGATTTGCGAGCTGGAGAAGCGCTTCCACCGGCAGAAATACCTGGCCTCGGCCGAGCGCGCTGCCCTGGCCAAGGCCCTCAAGATGACGGACGCCCAGGTGAAGACCTGGTTCCAAAACCGGCGCACCAAGTGGAG GAGGCAGACAGCAGAGGAGCGGGAGGCTGAGCGGCAGCAAGCAAACCGCATCCtcatgcagctgcagcaggaagcCTTCCAAaaaaccatcaaccagcccaTCCAAGCCGACCCCATCTGTGTCCACAACTCCTCTCTCTTCGCCCTTCAGAATCTCCAGCCTTGGTCTGATGACTCCACCAAGATCACCAGTGTCACTACTGTCGCCTCTGCTTGTGAATAA